In Populus nigra chromosome 10, ddPopNigr1.1, whole genome shotgun sequence, the following proteins share a genomic window:
- the LOC133704256 gene encoding protein FAR1-RELATED SEQUENCE 7-like produces MEKRQHRRPPPPPPPLPFEIHTLDLEPDPPGNTQHLYKKGKKDMVFDSIPSFFNNIKSSNSDPYSEEYGNAVIVRAYPLGMARANSNFNVEDGRESGVEPHKGLEFDSADDAREFYNVYATRVGFRTRTGQLYRSRSDGSVSSRRFVCSKEGFQLSSRTGCPAFIRVQRRDSGKWVIDQMHKDHNHELGDVEESHPPVLQQKAPMGRKSSVEVSSRKKLKLLAEVDDGQPCSSGSISVKRVRTGADGQPLAEPYAGLVFTSADEAYNFYVRYADEAGFKTRIGQLFRSKNDGSITSRRFVCSKEGFQHPSRVGCGAFMRIKRQESGTWMVDRLQKDHNHDLEPHTGTHKKSSTASKKFIDEVNGGLDSLDLLEINNGVHFNSSQGNNIGSEWYRLLLDYFQSRQAEDTGFFYSVEVDNGVCMSIFWADGRSRFACSQFGDVIVVDTSYRKTNYLVPFATFVGVNHHKQPVLLGCALIANESKESFIWLFRTWLRAMSGCRPKSIIADQDMAIQQAIAHVFPGTRHRFSMWQIREKERENLRAMSTEFNYEYEKCIYESQTNAEFNTMWNALVNKYGLKENAWLKEMYEKRESWVPLYLRGTFFAGIPMNESMESFFGTFLNAETPLGDFIARYEQGLEQRREEERKEDFNSSNLQAYLQTKEPIEEQCRRLYTLRVFQIFQKELLQCYNYLGIKSYEEGTISRYSVRRCGNEIEKHMVTFSASNFDVSCSCQMFEFEGVLCRHVLRVFIMLDIREIPSCYLLHRWTRNAEHGIVCDVDSGVSFQELKALMVWSLRETACKYIESGTTSLEKYRLACDTMREGAKKICRHR; encoded by the exons ATGGAGAAGAGACAGCATCGAcgacctcctcctcctcctcccccccTCCCCTTCGAAATCCACACGCTTGATTTAGAGCCAGACCCACCAGGGAACACACAACACTTGtacaaaaagggaaaaaaagatatGGTTTTCGACTCGATCCCCAGTTTCTTCAACAATATCAAAAG TTCAAATAGTGATCCTTACAGCGAGGAGTATGGGAATGCTGTGATTGTAAGAGCATATCCACTTGGTATGGCACGAGCGAACAGCAATTTCAATGTGGAGGATGGAAGGGAGTCTGGAGTTGAGCCGCATAAAGGGTTAGAGTTTGATTCGGCAGATGATGCACGTGAGTTTTACAATGTGTATGCTACGCGTGTAGGATTCAGAACTAGGACTGGTCAACTATATCGATCGCGTTCTGATGGCTCTGTTTCTTCAAGAAGGTTTGTGTGCTCCAAGGAGGGTTTTCAACTAAGTTCTAGGACGGGTTGTCCTGCATTCATAAGGGTACAAAGACGGGATTCTGGAAAATGGGTCATTGATCAAATGCACAAGGATCACAATCATGAACTTGGAGATGTGGAGGAAAGCCATCCTCCGGTTTTGCAGCAGAAAGCTCCTATGGGTAGGAAATCATCAGTTGAGGTTTCTTCgaggaagaaattgaagttgCTTGCAGAAGTTGATGATGGACAACCATGCTCCTCTGGATCCATTAGTGTCAAACGGGTTAGAACAGGAGCCGATGGACAACCATTAGCTGAACCATATGCTGGTTTAGTGTTTACATCAGCTGATGAAGCATACAATTTTTATGTAAGGTATGCAGATGAAGCTGGATTCAAAACTCGGATTGGCCAGCTGTTTCGATCAAAGAATGATGGGTCAATTACATCCCGGCGATTTGTGTGCTCTAAGGAAGGATTTCAGCACCCTTCAAGAGTAGGCTGCGGGGCTTTCATGAGAATTAAGAGACAAGAATCTGGAACTTGGATGGTGGACCGTCTTCAGAAAGATCATAATCATGATCTTGAGCCACATACAGGAACTCATAAGAAAAGTTCCACAGCTTCAAAGAAATTTATAGATGAGGTAAATGGTGGACTAGACTCCTTGGATCTATTGGAGATTAATAATGGTGTCCATTTCAATAGCAGTCAGGGTAACAATATTGGAAGTGAATGGTACCGATTGCTTCTCGATTATTTTCAAAGTAGGCAAGCTGAAGATACAGGATTCTTTTATTCGGTGGAAGTTGATAATGGTGTTTGCATGAGTATTTTCTGGGCAGATGGCAGATCTAGATTTGCATGCAGTCAATTTGGTGATGTTATTGTTGTTGATACTTCATACAGGAAGACTAATTATCTGGTGCCATTTGCAACATTTGTCGGAGTTAACCACCACAAGCAGCCAGTGCTACTTGGGTGTGCTCTAATTGCCAACGAGTCTAAGGAGTCTTTCATCTGGTTATTTCGAACATGGCTTAGGGCAATGTCTGGGTGCCGTCCGAAGTCAATTATAGCTGATCAAGACATGGCAATCCAACAAGCGATTGCCCATGTTTTTCCTGGGACTCGTCATCGTTTTTCAATGTGGCAGATtagggaaaaggaaagagagaattTAAGGGCAATGTCCACTGAATTCAACTATGAATATGAAAAGTGCATCTATGAGAGCCAGACAAATGCTGAATTTAATACCATGTGGAATGCGCTTGTCAACAAATATGGTCTGAAGGAGAACGCATGGCTCAAAGAAATGTATGAAAAGCGTGAAAGCTGGGTTCCATTGTACCTCCGAGGTACTTTTTTTGCTGGTATTCCCATGAACGAAAGTATGGAATCATTCTTTGGTACATTCTTGAATGCTGAAACACCACTTGGAGACTTTATAGCACGATATGAGCAAGGCCTTGAGCAACGTCGCgaggaggaaagaaaagaggattTTAACTCTTCTAATTTGCAGGCTTATCTGCAAACAAAGGAACCAATAGAAGAACAATGTAGAAGGCTCTATACACTTCGTGTGTTCCAAATATTTCAGAAGGAACTTTTGCAATGCTATAATTATCTTGGAATAAAGTCTTACGAAGAAGGCACCATCAGCAGATATTCAGTGCGAAGATGTGGGAATGAGATTGAGAAACATATGGTTACTTTTAGTGCATCCAACTTCGATGTCAGTTGCAGTTGTCAAATGTTTGAATTTGAAGGTGTGCTGTGCAGGCATGTTTTGAGGGTCTTCATCATGTTGGACATAAGAGAAATTCCATCTTGCTACCTCTTACATCGGTGGACAAGAAATGCTGAGCATGGTATTGTTTGCGATGTTGACTCTGGGGTTAGCTTTCAAGAACTCAAGGCCTTAATGGTGTGGAGTTTAAGGGAAACGGCCTGTAAATACATAGAGTCTGGGACAACATCTCTTGAAAAATACAGACTTGCCTGTGATACTATGCGAGAAGGTGCAAAAAAAATTTGCCGACATAGGTAA